One window from the genome of Deinococcus multiflagellatus encodes:
- the tgt gene encoding tRNA guanosine(34) transglycosylase Tgt, producing MFEFTIQAREGRARVAQFHTPRGTVTTPMFMPVGTQGTVKGISPQELLDIGSQMILGNTYHLMLRPGEALVAAHGGLPGFTAYPGPFLTDSGGFQVMSLGHMRKITEEGVTFKSHLDGSAVQLTPERSIAVQEALGADIIMAFDECPPYPAEREYIQRSLERTERWLARCLQAKTKPEQALFAIVQGGVHHDLRQQSLELTLPHNTPGFALGGLAVGEPKEEMYPAVAYTAERLPDHKPRYLMGVGHPEDLVAGIALGVDMFDCVYPTRTGRFGYALTDDGRLNLNASAPRQQLVPLDPECDCYACQHYTRAYLAHLVKAEEMLGPRMLSLHNLRYLHRLVERTRNAIQSGTFGSWARAWAERYFKASVPAWFEEALATGGQELVLPTQP from the coding sequence ATGTTCGAGTTCACCATTCAGGCCCGCGAGGGCCGGGCGCGCGTCGCGCAGTTCCACACGCCGCGCGGCACGGTCACAACGCCGATGTTCATGCCCGTCGGGACGCAGGGTACGGTCAAGGGCATCAGCCCCCAGGAACTGTTGGACATTGGCTCACAGATGATTCTGGGCAACACCTATCACCTCATGCTCCGCCCGGGAGAGGCGCTGGTGGCCGCGCACGGGGGCCTGCCGGGCTTCACGGCCTATCCCGGCCCCTTCCTGACCGATTCTGGTGGCTTCCAAGTGATGAGTCTGGGCCACATGCGCAAGATCACCGAGGAGGGCGTGACCTTCAAAAGTCATCTGGACGGCAGCGCGGTGCAGCTGACCCCGGAGCGCAGTATCGCCGTGCAAGAGGCCCTGGGCGCCGACATCATCATGGCGTTTGATGAGTGTCCCCCCTACCCGGCAGAACGCGAGTACATTCAGCGCAGTCTGGAGCGCACCGAGCGCTGGCTGGCGCGCTGCCTGCAGGCCAAGACCAAGCCAGAGCAGGCCCTCTTTGCCATCGTACAGGGGGGCGTGCACCATGACTTGCGCCAGCAGAGCTTGGAGCTAACGCTGCCCCATAACACCCCCGGCTTTGCGTTGGGTGGCCTAGCGGTGGGCGAGCCCAAGGAAGAGATGTACCCTGCGGTGGCCTATACGGCCGAGCGCCTCCCCGACCACAAGCCCCGTTACCTGATGGGTGTAGGTCACCCCGAGGATCTGGTGGCGGGCATCGCGCTGGGTGTAGACATGTTTGACTGTGTGTACCCTACCCGCACGGGCCGTTTTGGCTACGCGCTGACGGACGATGGCCGCCTGAACCTGAACGCCAGTGCGCCGCGCCAGCAGCTGGTCCCGCTGGACCCCGAGTGCGACTGTTACGCCTGTCAGCACTACACCCGTGCCTATCTGGCGCACCTGGTCAAGGCGGAGGAGATGCTTGGGCCGCGGATGCTCTCGCTGCACAATTTGCGCTATCTCCACCGTCTGGTGGAGCGCACGCGGAATGCCATTCAGAGCGGCACATTTGGCAGCTGGGCCAGGGCATGGGCCGAGCGGTACTTTAAGGCGAGCGTGCCCGCCTGGTTTGAGGAGGCTCTGGCGACGGGCGGCCAAGAGCTTGTCTTGCCCACCCAACCCTAA